In Kogia breviceps isolate mKogBre1 chromosome 7, mKogBre1 haplotype 1, whole genome shotgun sequence, a single window of DNA contains:
- the CYP2R1 gene encoding vitamin D 25-hydroxylase isoform X2, which produces MKMTKMGGLLNSRYGRGWVDHRKLAVNSFRCFGYGQKSFESKILEETKFFIDAIETYNGIPFDFKQLITNAVSNITNLIIFGERFTYEDTDFQHMIELFSENVELATNASVFLYNAFPWIGILPFGKHQQLFRNAAVVYDFLSWLIEKASINRKPQLPQHFVDAYLDEMDQGKNDPSSTFSKENLIFSVGELIIAGTETTTNVLRWAILFMALYPNIQGQVQKEIDLIIGPSGTPSWDDKCKMPYTEAVLHEVLRFCNIVPLGIFHATSEDAVVRGYSIPKGTTVITNLYSVHFDEKYWRDPEIFYPDRFLDSNGYFAKKEALVPFSLGRRHCLGEQLARMEMFLFFTTLLQRFHLHFPHELVPNLKPRLGMTLQPQPYLICAERR; this is translated from the exons GAATCTAAAATCTTAGAAGAAACCAAATTTTTCATTGATGCTATTGAAACATACAATGGTATCCCTTTTGACTTTAAACAATTAATAACAAATGCCGTTTCAAACATAACCAATCTGATAATTTTTGGAGAACGATTCACTTACGAAGACACTGATTTTCAGCACATGATTGAGTTATTTAGTGAAAATGTGGAACTAGCCACCAACGCCTCAGTCTTCCTCTATAATGCCTTTCCATGGATTGGCATCTTACCTTTTGGAAAACATCAACAACTGTTTAGAAATGCAGCTGTGGTCTATGACTTTCTCTCCTGGCTTATTGAAAAAGCTTCCATCAACAGAAAGCCTCAGTTACCTCAGCATTTTGTTGATGCTTATTTAGATGAGATGGATCAAGGTAAAAATGACCCATCATCtactttctccaaagaaaacctgATTTTCTCTGTGGGTGAACTCATCATTGCTGGAACTGAAACTACAACCAATGTGCTACGGTGGGCAATTCTTTTCATGGCCCTTTATCCTAACATTCAAG GACAAGTTCAGAAAGAGATTGATTTAATTATAGGACCCAGTGGGACACCTTCTTGGGATGACAAATGCAAAATGCCTTATACTGAGGCAGTTTTACATGAAGTTTTAAGATTCTGTAATATAGTGCCGTTAGGGATTTTCCATGCAACCTCTGAGGATGCAGTTGTACGTGGTTATTCCATTCCTAAAGGCACAACAGTAATTACAAATCTTTATTCTGTACACTTTGATGAAAAGTATTGGAGAGACCCAGAAATATTCTATCCAGACCGATTTCTGGACAGCAATGGATATTTTGCCAAGAAGGAAGCTTTGGTTCCCTTTTCCCTAG GGAGAAGACATTGTCTTGGAGAACAGCTGGCTCGGATGGAAATGTTCCTGTTTTTTACAACATTGCTTCAGCGATTTCACTTGCATTTTCCACATGAACTGGTTCCAAATCTGAAGCCCAGGTTAGGCATGACGTTGCAACCCCAGCCCTACCTCATCTGTGCAGAAAGACGCTGA